One window of the Natronomonas marina genome contains the following:
- a CDS encoding aminomethyltransferase family protein, translating to MTVVADIHEAHGATFAERGGRRVVANYGRPERAHRAVRNVVGVVEMGYGVVEVTGDDRVEFVDNAVSNRVPPEDGRGVYALLLDPQGAIETDLYVYNADERLLCFVPPQRAEPLAEEWAEKTFIQDVEVRAATDDLGVFGVHGPKATEKIASVLTGPGTPDDPLAFVRGTVGDWGVTVVRTDDLAGEEGYEVVCAADDAAGVFDALVNHGLNAAPFGYDTWDDLTLEAGTPLFDTELEGSVPNVVGVRNALDFEKGCYVGQEVVSKIENRGRPSRKLVGLRPDAVPDAGAAVFEGDASVGEVTRGSHGPTVEAPIALAVVDYGLEADAVTVRIDGEEVDADLAPLPFVEGSARSRRLPEYV from the coding sequence ATGACAGTCGTCGCGGACATCCACGAGGCACACGGGGCGACGTTCGCCGAGCGCGGCGGCCGCCGCGTCGTGGCCAACTACGGCCGTCCCGAGCGGGCCCACCGCGCGGTCCGGAACGTCGTCGGCGTCGTCGAGATGGGGTACGGGGTCGTCGAGGTGACCGGCGACGACCGCGTCGAGTTCGTCGACAACGCCGTCTCGAACCGCGTCCCACCCGAGGACGGCCGGGGCGTCTACGCGCTCCTGCTGGACCCGCAGGGCGCCATCGAGACCGACCTCTACGTCTACAACGCCGACGAGCGCCTGCTCTGTTTCGTCCCGCCACAGCGGGCCGAACCGCTGGCCGAGGAGTGGGCCGAGAAGACGTTCATCCAGGACGTCGAGGTTCGGGCCGCGACCGACGACCTCGGCGTCTTCGGCGTCCACGGTCCGAAGGCCACCGAGAAGATCGCCTCCGTGCTGACCGGTCCCGGCACGCCGGACGACCCGCTCGCCTTCGTCCGCGGGACCGTCGGCGACTGGGGCGTCACCGTCGTCCGCACCGACGACCTGGCCGGCGAGGAGGGCTACGAGGTCGTCTGTGCGGCCGACGACGCCGCCGGCGTCTTCGACGCCCTCGTGAACCACGGACTCAACGCCGCGCCCTTCGGCTACGACACCTGGGACGACCTGACGCTGGAGGCGGGAACGCCGCTGTTCGACACCGAACTCGAAGGCTCCGTCCCCAACGTCGTCGGCGTCCGCAACGCCCTCGACTTCGAGAAGGGCTGTTACGTCGGCCAGGAGGTCGTCTCCAAGATCGAGAACCGGGGGCGACCCTCCCGGAAACTGGTCGGTCTCCGGCCCGACGCGGTCCCCGACGCCGGCGCCGCCGTCTTCGAGGGCGACGCCTCGGTCGGCGAGGTCACCCGCGGCAGCCACGGTCCGACGGTGGAGGCGCCGATCGCGCTCGCCGTCGTCGACTACGGGCTGGAGGCCGACGCCGTGACGGTCCGAATCGACGGCGAGGAGGTCGACGCCGACCTCGCGCCGTTGCCGTTCGTCGAGGGGTCGGCCCGCTCGCGTCGGCTCCCCGAGTACGTCTGA
- a CDS encoding DUF6432 family protein: MQAKGEYRDREDTQVAVLDALVERTEEGMTVFELRSDADVDIDDLESALADLKQAGLITVENDDEPMRIYPDDRVVPDPDTESDGDETDERSLFERVRERLGV, encoded by the coding sequence ATGCAGGCGAAGGGGGAGTACCGCGACCGCGAGGACACGCAGGTCGCCGTGCTCGATGCGCTCGTCGAGCGGACCGAAGAAGGAATGACGGTGTTCGAACTCCGCTCCGACGCCGACGTCGACATCGACGACCTCGAATCGGCGCTGGCCGACCTCAAGCAGGCGGGGCTCATCACCGTCGAGAACGACGACGAACCGATGCGTATCTACCCCGACGACCGCGTCGTTCCCGACCCCGACACGGAGTCCGACGGCGACGAGACCGACGAGCGGTCGCTGTTCGAGCGGGTCCGCGAGCGGCTCGGCGTCTGA
- a CDS encoding DUF7093 family protein — protein MGLKCSLLGHSFEPADFEQERKEQGSEVVTVHREIERCVRCGEERVVSESTEVTAVVDEEEVDLDDDGGGETAVGGAVDRSGVADAGETLEGGEYEARDPAEEDAEILTDEEPEREPGAWPDDPDESWDPEEAPTPAPEEDAGDGGDDADVDPVQPDEETLSGITVPEGTIVCTECEFSVEADSSYRDGDPCPECGAWLTSERNR, from the coding sequence ATGGGACTGAAGTGTTCGCTACTGGGCCACTCCTTCGAGCCCGCCGACTTCGAGCAGGAACGGAAGGAGCAGGGCTCCGAGGTCGTGACCGTCCACCGGGAGATAGAGCGCTGCGTCCGCTGCGGGGAGGAACGGGTCGTCTCCGAGAGTACCGAAGTGACCGCGGTCGTCGACGAGGAGGAGGTCGACCTCGACGACGACGGAGGTGGCGAGACGGCCGTCGGCGGGGCCGTCGACAGGAGCGGCGTCGCCGACGCCGGCGAGACCCTGGAGGGCGGCGAGTACGAGGCCCGCGACCCCGCAGAGGAGGACGCCGAGATACTCACCGACGAGGAGCCCGAACGGGAACCGGGCGCCTGGCCCGACGACCCCGACGAGTCGTGGGACCCCGAGGAGGCGCCGACGCCGGCCCCCGAGGAGGACGCCGGTGACGGCGGTGACGACGCCGATGTCGACCCCGTCCAGCCGGACGAGGAGACCCTCTCGGGTATCACGGTCCCCGAGGGGACCATCGTCTGTACCGAGTGCGAGTTCAGCGTTGAGGCCGACTCCTCCTACCGGGACGGCGACCCCTGTCCGGAGTGCGGCGCGTGGCTGACGAGCGAGCGAAATCGGTAA
- a CDS encoding DUF5611 family protein produces MEEYKMRRGEYLEERVPDLEGTIEEYFGPITGTEEFKGSDLYVVEEPDNPVFDRVVAGAVSYSGKKDKLAVDFHERELEELMETGDVDAAGDANDAKNDFLLECTGRDAKSRRESMKRAVEDDAEKPDNV; encoded by the coding sequence ATGGAAGAGTACAAGATGCGTCGCGGCGAGTACCTCGAGGAGCGCGTACCGGACCTGGAGGGCACCATCGAGGAGTACTTCGGACCCATCACCGGGACGGAGGAGTTCAAGGGGAGCGACCTCTACGTCGTCGAGGAGCCGGACAACCCCGTCTTCGACCGGGTCGTCGCCGGGGCGGTCTCCTACTCCGGCAAGAAGGACAAACTCGCCGTCGACTTCCACGAGCGCGAACTGGAGGAACTGATGGAGACGGGCGACGTCGACGCCGCCGGCGACGCCAACGACGCCAAGAACGACTTCCTGCTCGAGTGTACCGGCCGGGACGCCAAGTCCCGCCGCGAGTCGATGAAGCGGGCCGTCGAGGACGACGCCGAGAAGCCCGACAACGTCTGA